Proteins from a single region of Merismopedia glauca CCAP 1448/3:
- a CDS encoding gluconeogenesis factor YvcK family protein, whose protein sequence is MTQTRPKIVAIGGGTGVSTVLRELKKVSEVTAIVSMMDSGGSSGRLRDEESILPPGDILKCILELLPNDSDSKKWRDLLNYRFGKGQGLKGHTLGNLLLAAAYDWEGGTPFGIESISKLLNIQGRVLPVTLNHVDLIAKLDDGSDVLSETRIDLRTDYDKSIEYVYLSRRAQVYKPVVEAIKMADYIIIGPGSLFTSVLPNFLVEGFPEALAESSAPKIYVVNLVTDPAETKGYKASDFIKKIEEYLPEGTLIDYALVNTEPIADMPRRVYATEHKFPVEVDWEECEKLLGKQAIGGNFVKGKTILRHDSRRLVETILNIK, encoded by the coding sequence ATGACACAGACAAGACCTAAAATAGTAGCAATTGGTGGCGGAACTGGAGTCAGTACGGTTCTGAGGGAATTAAAGAAAGTTTCGGAAGTAACAGCAATTGTATCAATGATGGATAGCGGTGGAAGTAGCGGTCGCTTGCGCGATGAAGAAAGTATACTACCACCTGGAGACATTTTAAAGTGTATTTTAGAACTATTACCAAATGATAGCGATAGCAAGAAATGGCGGGATTTATTAAACTATCGATTTGGGAAAGGTCAAGGTTTAAAAGGACATACTTTAGGCAACTTATTATTAGCTGCTGCTTATGATTGGGAAGGAGGTACACCTTTTGGAATTGAATCAATATCCAAACTTTTAAATATTCAAGGTAGAGTTTTACCAGTAACATTAAATCATGTAGATTTAATTGCTAAATTAGATGATGGCAGTGATGTCTTAAGCGAAACTAGAATTGACTTGAGAACTGACTATGATAAAAGTATTGAATATGTCTATTTATCCCGTCGCGCTCAAGTTTATAAGCCTGTAGTTGAGGCGATTAAGATGGCTGATTATATTATTATTGGTCCTGGAAGTTTATTTACTAGTGTTTTACCTAATTTTTTAGTAGAAGGGTTTCCAGAAGCTTTAGCAGAAAGTTCAGCACCCAAAATTTATGTGGTTAATTTAGTGACAGATCCCGCCGAAACTAAAGGATATAAAGCCTCAGATTTTATTAAAAAGATTGAAGAATATTTACCAGAAGGTACATTAATTGACTACGCTTTAGTGAATACTGAACCAATCGCCGATATGCCTCGTCGAGTTTATGCAACCGAACACAAATTCCCTGTAGAAGTTGATTGGGAAGAGTGTGAAAAGTTACTAGGTAAACAAGCGATCGGTGGTAATTTCGTCAAAGGAAAAACTATTTTGCGTCATGATAGTCGGCGTTTAGTTGAGACTATTTTGAATATCAAATAA
- a CDS encoding bestrophin family protein gives MNQNQKRMELAKLERVSWFHIAFQLRGSVIPAIVNRVILCGSFGCLISILFYFKFPVSWNSLENVVPSVVLGLLLVFRTNTAYERFWEGRKCWGTLVNSIRNLSRLIWVAIAERHPQDRSEKIVALKLLVAFAVATKLHLRGQKIDPELEELLPIGYGDYLRNANNSPLEVAYWIGDYLQVKYEDRGLQIYQLNSLNNLLNNMVDVLGGCERILKTPIPLAYAIHLKQLLLIYCLLLPLQLVAELSWFTGPVVALISFTLFGVEEIALEIENPFGLDANDLPLDAICDTLKNNIRDLVATSPNQINSSRLSDKPFYN, from the coding sequence GTGAATCAGAATCAAAAGCGGATGGAACTTGCCAAGTTAGAACGAGTCAGTTGGTTTCATATTGCTTTCCAACTTAGAGGATCGGTAATTCCTGCCATTGTCAACCGCGTCATTTTGTGTGGTAGCTTTGGTTGTTTAATTTCTATCCTATTTTATTTCAAGTTTCCAGTATCTTGGAATAGTTTAGAAAATGTTGTACCTAGTGTTGTGTTGGGGTTGCTGTTAGTTTTTAGAACCAACACTGCTTATGAAAGGTTTTGGGAAGGGCGTAAGTGTTGGGGAACTTTAGTTAATAGTATTCGCAATTTATCTCGATTAATTTGGGTTGCGATCGCCGAAAGACACCCTCAAGATCGAAGTGAAAAAATTGTAGCCCTAAAATTATTAGTAGCTTTTGCTGTGGCGACAAAATTACATTTGCGAGGGCAAAAAATAGATCCAGAATTGGAAGAGTTACTCCCAATAGGCTATGGTGATTATCTGCGAAACGCCAATAATTCACCGTTAGAAGTTGCCTATTGGATTGGAGATTATTTGCAAGTAAAATATGAAGATCGAGGTTTACAAATATATCAACTTAATTCCCTAAATAATCTATTAAATAACATGGTAGATGTGTTAGGCGGTTGCGAACGTATCCTCAAAACTCCAATTCCTCTAGCTTACGCAATTCACCTCAAGCAACTCTTGCTCATTTACTGTTTATTGTTACCTTTGCAATTAGTGGCTGAGTTAAGTTGGTTTACAGGACCAGTTGTGGCTTTAATTAGTTTTACTTTATTTGGAGTCGAAGAAATTGCTTTAGAAATTGAAAATCCTTTTGGTCTTGATGCTAACGATCTCCCATTAGATGCAATTTGTGACACTTTAAAAAACAATATCAGAGATTTAGTTGCTACGTCACCCAATCAAATAAATAGTTCACGATTGTCTGACAAACCTTTTTATAACTAA